One genomic segment of Impatiens glandulifera chromosome 6, dImpGla2.1, whole genome shotgun sequence includes these proteins:
- the LOC124943354 gene encoding (-)-alpha-terpineol synthase-like produces the protein MGLLSLYEASFLAVEEESILDEARDFSTKHLEENLKKIKNPYLAMLVNHALEVPLHWAMQRFEARWFIDAYGKKEDLNLTLLKFAMLDFNMVQAIHQEDLKHVSRWWENLGWGKKMPFLRDRLVECYLWSLAEVYDPRPEFQYYRRMSTRVNQLATSIDDIYDVYGTLDELELLTDAFFRWDVNLVETLPDYMKICFLGNVNSVNELGYEALKCFGVNALPYLIKAWTDLCGCYMKEARWFYGGHVPSLDEYLNHAWMSGATPMMVVHGYFLCISASNPITKEGLEAVKNYHDIIKWPCMISRLVNDLGTSKNELKRGDILKSVQIYIHETGASEESAQQYIKELVIETWKKINTTRVKPDCPFGKKYVDITTNIARAAHYMYQYGDAHGHNIKGKNKDRITMLLIEPIPISFN, from the exons ATGGGGTTGTTGTCCTTGTATGAGGCCTCGTTTCTCGCAGTTGAGGAAGAGAGTATATTGGATGAGGCGAGAGACTTTTCTACAAAACACTTAGAAGAAAacttgaagaaaataaagaatcCATATTTGGCGATGCTCGTGAATCACGCTCTCGAGGTTCCTCTCCATTGGGCGATGCAAAGATTCGAGGCAAGATGGTTCATAGATGCATATGGAAAGAAAGAAGATTTGAATCTCACACTCCTCAAATTTGCTATGTTGGATTTCAACATGGTACAAGCCATACATCAAGAAGACCTTAAACATGTTTCAAG ATGGTGGGAGAACTTGGGATGGGGCAAAAAAATGCCCTTCCTTAGGGACCGATTGGTGGAATGTTACTTATGGTCCTTGGCAGAGGTGTACGATCCAAGACCTGAATTTCAATACTATAGAAGGATGTCCACAAGGGTGAACCAACTTGCCACATCCATTGATGATATTTATGACGTCTATGGCACTTTGGATGAACTTGAGCTGTTAACTGATGCATTTTTCAG GTGGGACGTGAATCTTGTTGAAACCCTGCCAGACTATATGAAGATATGTTTCCTTGGCAATGTCAATTCTGTCAATGAATTAGGCTATGAGGCTCTTAAGTGTTTTGGAGTCAATGCCCTTCCCTATCTCATCAAAGCG TGGACGGATTTATGTGGGTGTTATATGAAAGAAGCCAGGTGGTTTTATGGAGGGCATGTGCCTTCTCTTGATGAATACTTAAACCATGCATGGATGTCTGGTGCAACTCCTATGATGGTTGTTCATGGATATTTTCTTTGTATTTCTGCTTCTAATCCCATCACTAAGGAGGGCTTGGAAGCAGTTAAAAACTATCATGATATCATCAAATGGCCTTGTATGATCTCTCGTCTGGTAAATGATTTAGGAACTTCAAAG AATGAATTGAAACGAGGAGATATTCTCAAATCGGTGCAAATTTATATACATGAAACTGGTGCATCAGAAGAATCAGCTCAGCAATATATTAAAGAGCTCGTTATAGAGACATGGAAGAAAATAAACACAACTCGTGTAAAGCCTGATTGCCCTTTTGGGAAGAAGTATGTGGATATAACAACAAACATTGCGAGGGCAGCTCATTACATGTATCAATATGGAGATGCACATGGACATAATATTAAAGGGAAAAACAAGGATCGTATCACCATGCTCCTCATCGAGCCAATTCCGATTTCctttaattga